The Thunnus thynnus chromosome 13, fThuThy2.1, whole genome shotgun sequence genome segment acttgtccccttagagggaagagtcactgcaaatcaatacaaagttgttgtgagtgatcagctttatcctatgatgaaacatttctatcctgatgggagtggtctcttccaggatgacaatccTCCAATTCCTCGGGGAACGAGGGGGTCACTGAATGgattgatgagtatgaaaatgatgtgaatcagaTCTTAACCCAATTAAATcactatgggagattttgggaAGACGTGTTAGACAGAGCTCTCCACCGCcatcaacaaaacaccaaattagggaatatctttttgagagatggtgttcatccctccggTAGAGTttagagacttgtagaatcaatgccaaggctgatgAGCACTATTCTTCCAAaaaatattccctcatttggtgttttgatgatgatggtggagagtGCcatctaacacgtcagtccaaaatctcccatagtggtttaattgggttgagatctgattcacatcattttcatactcatcaaaccattcagtgacccctcatgccctgtgaattggggcattgtcatcctggaagagaccactcccatcaggatagaaatgtttcatcataggatagaGATTAACACttagaacaactttgtattgatttacagtgacccttccctttaaatggacccaaaccatgccagcaaaatgcccctcacagcataacagagccaccagatcccctcactgtaggggtcaagtattcagacctgtacctgtttttcctttaatttgtcatccatCTGTATGATATACTCAGTGAGTGGACTATATGGGAAAACTGTGTGGGAATTCCTTGACTTGAGGGCGAGAGCATGGTtcaagataaataataaatgtgtgtcaTAAGTGTGTGGCCTTGCATGAGGACTCATTTcagttgcgtgtgtgtgtgtgtgttttcatcatgTGTGTTAAATTCAGGAGCGTGATATACCAGAGGAGGTGAACATTGATGACTTGATTGACCAGCCTAATGACGAGGAGCGAGTCAAACAGTTAAAGGTAACATGACCCATTATGGAGCGCAATCACTTTATCCATACTGAATAAGAGTGGGTTGGTTATGATATAGGAATGCAGTGGATTTTCTAAATTATACAGCATTGTTGAAGTTGTGATCAGTGAGTTTCTGCACCAAGATGCACAGATTTTGTTCAGGGAGTCACTCAgaaacagacatgtttttacGTTAAGTTAATATCATTATACAGTATTAATTAGTGAATCATAGGGACAGGAACAGATTTTCAGATGAAATATTTAAGTGCTTACGTTAGAATTTTGAAGATAAATACATGATTATGTGACTGGTAATGTTACATCACCCCGCTTTTTTAAACAGGAACTTCTTCGAAAGTGCCGTAACAACACAGAGGTAGGTTTTAACTTTGAAATTATATTTCCAACTCAAGATTAGTCCTTGATGCACACATTACACAtgcaaatgtacagtatacctgtctgcacacacacacacacaggtcacacacagtttaactGAAGCTGTAGCATCTGATACCTCCATCATCCGACAGTCACTCCACAAGCCTCAACAATGGCTTTGTgtgctctcttctctttctttccattttacCCCTGAAACAATGAGTCTTTCTGGACTCAAACGTCTGCCTGGCTGTGGCCTGTTCAGAAATGCAAACACAGGCAAAAGAGCAGTGAGGGTCAGTGtagctgctgcttttcttaCTCAGACCTACATGGTTTAATTGAGCTTGACATGGAGTGTCATTAAGAGTTTCCTGCATTTTTAAGAAATATGTGATATGAGATAGCAGCTCTCCACCTACTTCCCTGtacatttgtttcatattaCATAAAAAGCCAGCGGTCATGATTCATTGTAAAATAGCCACGGTCAAGATCAGAATTCAGATTACACCGCTGATTAATGGcttcaaatggaaaacaaaaacacgtGAACCCGGAGTCGAACAAATATTTACAGTTGGTATTTATTCGAGAATGAGACTGGATGTGTTGACCACCTCTACTGGCACTGTTGCCATAACACACCACATCTGGGTGCTGTGTCTTCATCAGGCCATAAAAGCTCTGAATTTACACAAAGTCAGCTGTGGCAGTGATGTGCTTTAGTCTTGCATGTGCATTCATATCACAACCTAGTTACTCATTTCCAGCATTTAAACTTGGTGTACAACAGTAAGTCACATTAGCAACACAAGACAGTCCACAGAGGGGGAacttcctcctctgtggcctTATCCTCCCACAGCTCTCCAAGGTCTTCTTCCATCTATGGAGAAAGATATGAAACACTCAACAAAAATATGTAGTGACTGACTGAATGCAATTTAACtggcagttttttttcctgcttaaCTCCTGATTGCTATTTGTTGTTTGATGCTGTGATAAGTATAGTATTAGACATTTAATGCGTGGTCTGAGAACAAAAATGGTAGAAAGCTTATCTAGCtaatatatttttactgataTAGTGGTTTTTACTAACTATGCAAATAAACAAGAGGTTTGCTGTCAGTGACCCAGATTCCTCCATATTAAGTATTTTTCTGTTACAACACAACTTAGATCCTTCCCTTAAAAGGATCCACATATAGCTGCGCCTTTACCTCCTCTGTAACGACAGCACGCTTTTTACCAAATGTTTGTGCTTAATGGCATAAGGTCTGTGGAAGATAATATGCTATATATAGTATAGGtgcatatattgtattataataAGCCTCCATCTTACATGCATCTTATCTTACCCTTTCTATATGCTAAATTTTTATCATTCCAGTATTTAATTCCTGTAGTTTGATGAATGTATGCCAGTTGTGTTAAACGACTGAGATAAAGAATAAGGatacaaattacattttttggttATTACCAACAAATCTCAGGACCAAAAGCAACAATGTTTTAGTCCAACTCAGTACTTCCATTGTCGCATCACAGCGAGTCACAAATACATGTGTTTATAATTTCCAAAAACAACTGGTTAgagtagtttttaacaaatgttattCACACAGATGGAAATAgtacatttgttggggactatttttagcCGCGGACTTAGCACCAGTGAATATCTATAGCTGCAGGCTGGTGCATGTGGAAACGACTGATAATAAACAATAGTGCTCATGTTCACTGTAATGAatgaacatgtcactcagtgcaacgttgtggctcattgatgtgtttttaatcatttttggacaacattGGAGCTGTATGGCACAAAGGAATGAGATATGTCAGGCTTttgatacacagacaatactctagtatcaatttattgttgcttttgatgggatttgttgataataagaacTATAGAATACtaccagttttattttttaatgtctaCATGTCTGAAAAATTACAAGTTTAAGGTATTTGACgctaacctggctctgtccaaaggtaccAGCGTCTTTAAAGCTCACCAATTAAGTCTTCAACATTGTATGGTTGCTCTGACAAAGGCTTATTTGAACACGTACCTTGTAAAATTCTGTATATCTCCATTTCATGTGACACATACTCATCCCCAGACCTTCATCAGAGAGCTAGTGGGAAAGCTGGAGGGAGTTCACAAGCAGGACGAGCTGCAGAGCGAAGGCATCGAACATCCGATCATCTGCCACAGCCATCATCGCCATGAGCCCTACCACTTTCACAACCCACAGCACCAGTCCCACCACCAACGAGGCCAAAACCAGACCCTCTGACGAATCCCCCatcaacgcacacacacacacacacacacacacacatacacacacacacacacacatacacacatacacactgtcatgacatgaaaacagaaatgtcagtTATATTGGACAATGGAAGGCAAAGATCAAGGAAAGAAAACctgaaactttttaaataatacaCTCATGCTTTCTTGCAGAAATTAggataagaagattgataccactctcatgtatATCTGTTAAATATGATGGTGATAAGCtacttagcttagcttagtttagcataaagactggaaacggggaaaccgctaacctggctctgtccaaaggtaccAGCAtctttaaagctcactaactaacacattttatattgtttgtttgttccatgCAAAAACTGAAGTTTAAAAAGTTTGCAGCTGAGAGCAGTAACTTCCTGTTGGTTGCCTGGCAGCCTCATGATAAAGACATAGCTCCAGGAAACCACAGCGCCCAgcaaagaaatagtccagcacaggACCTTGGTTAAACCACAACTTTTGaagtttttacacttcagcttTTGTACAGAAACAAGATATATGTTAATTaattagctttagaggtgctgataggcagattttgttacctttggacaaagCCAATCTAACACTTTTATTCTTTCCAACCAGCAATAGATAGGAGAGAGGTATCATCTAACTTTTGACAAGAAAGGAAGCATATCCTATGCTATTCCTGTAAACACTAAAACACTTAATAATAAGATATGAAATAGAAATGATCACAACTGTAAAGTTAGTCGAAGAGCAAGGCCTTAACTCTCAATGTGCCATTCAGCATAGTCAATAATCATACAGGAAGAAATGCATCATagaaatattcatttttccATTGACAGTATCCCCAAAAGACCAGGATGCATTGCAGCTGCAAAGCATGTGACTCACTTTAACttgactggaaaaaaatgtcactgttatCACCAAATGTCACTATTATCACCACTCTCTCTGTATACACACAGTTGGATGCAACAGTTTCTGGCACTAACTGATGAAGAAGGAGGTGATGGAATGTGTGTTCACCAAATATAgaatacacttcatttcttcattAACACTGAACTGTCCTGTGACGCAGTTTTGTTCCACCTTCCACTGAACACATGAACATTAGCCTTTCAGATAACACTGCTATTAGATGCAGATGTAGCATCTATTAAATTATGAAGGTCATGATTGTTATTTATTGTCATGATTAGAGGAAATGGAGATAGATTCAAGATACCAGTATGATGTAACACTGGAAATAATCCTGTTGCATTtctcacatactgtaggtttttaattacatttcactcACTCGTCCCTTCTGTTTTTGAGTTGAGttgtttctacattttcagttaTGTCAGTACTTTCACTAAAAACGTTTCAAGTTTTTATTCTGCAAAGAGACATCTGTCCTTTGTAGGAATTGCTAATAAAATCGTTTCTTTCACTGTGAGTGCATTGTTGTATGTGTTATATTATGCTTTAGCATGTAATGTGTTTTCCAGGCCAAGAGAAACTGTCAGCATGTAGATTATCTAAACAGTTTGACAAGGACACTGAATACCAGTTTATTAGTAACAGACTCATGTAATCTAATGTAATGGCTTCATCGCTGTAAAGCTTCCAAAGTTCAGTTTGACACTGAGAGGAGATAATTCAACTCTGTGGTCATTCTTGAGGCTGTTGATAGAGGGGATGTACAGGACTGAGTCATAAAACGTTTCTTCTTTTtgtgatacttttttttttttttttgctttttatatgccaattgtaaaagaaaagaaatgcaaattaatacaaaagtaaaaaacCAAGCAACAGCCCTATTTCTTAGTATGtaagaaaacatttgttaaaaaaatttctttttaatgaccattaaacaatagagaccggagctgaagtatcaaaatttaacagaatttattttcttgtacgaGAAGGAGTGTTTCACAATGTAGCACACAGGATGAGGTTAGAAAGAAAAAGGCTCCCAGAGGAGCGCCTACAACAGGGTTTTATACACCTTAAGTGGGCattacagttcttttcttaatctatcaaatacAGACTTATAGACATCACGTATATAAGTCTGTATTTGATAGATTaagtcatgtctgttttcagttctcctaTCCAGGAGCCATCTTTCCCaactgacccccagatgacatgtctcacccttTCTCCAACGAATTTTgatttctacatcttcctctttacaaataaaatactgaacTTCAATTGACCTGTtaagtctgctgatgttgcagagttgcagtacaTGACAGGAACACTTTATCATGATCTAGATAAAATAGTATTACTCATACATAGTGcaatcataatttttataacaatatttttaaaCTAAATACTCCTTGTTGACCCTGTCAGCACAATATCAGTTTATGCTATTTGGGATATTATTCAACTAAAATTAGTTTAAGAAGTATATGATAACCATTTTAAGTGGTACTCATTTTTGGAGCTCTCATAAAATATGTGAATCAAATACAGGTTTAATTTAAAAAGCCCCCAAACGCCAAAAAGATATGTTTGTAACTTGTGCACACAAGATATTAGATTCatttctaaaacaaaaaaatctgggTTGATCTAATGTAATCTGGCCcttggtcataccagaccagaTTAAATTGGGTTTTAccggtgtacctaataaactgatAATGTATATCTATGTATATGTGTTGTAGATACCAAGTCTCAAGTACACTTTTTAGCGTGGAGAAATGTCAGCATAACATACTGATAAAGATCATATTGGAGTACAGGTTTAGCAGGTTTGGGTGGAGCTGAGGACGAAGGAATTTACAAAAGCACAGAGTGACTGAGTGAGACACACAACACAGGATGAGATAATTAATGAATGATCTGATTAATTGCTGCAAGTCAATTCTATTGTGGTTGTGTCTGAAGAGTCAGGTGTACCAGTGTGGGACACTCTTTTCCAAAACCAGACTGCACACTAGGTGGCAGCAGGGGGCCACAGTGAATACAGGAATGTCTGGGAAATATTTAACCATGAGGTGTCTTACCCTGGTCTTACCTTGTTGTCATGTtgcattgctttgttttttattttgttttttgttttttttaaagttgcacAGTACATATCAGTGCAAATCTGCATTCacaccactctcatatttccctcagctgttgtatttttctcctcttttctttgtgcaacattttcttttttttgtgccatGGCTACAGTGACCTTGAAGCTCTGCAGTAAAGCAAAGACAATATAGCACCAGTGTTGATTGTCATTTTAGCTTAGATCAGTCCACTTAAACTGTTCTGCTGAGGgaaaacacactgctgctggTGTATGAATGGAATTTGGACTGAAGGCCACAGACCCTGAATCATCGTCATAGTTCATATTCTACTTCTGACAGAAATCAGTCAGAGTACGTAATACACATACGCAACACACAGAATGTTGAgagctgataaaaacacaaaacactgcaggGGAATGCTCTGTCCAACTCTATCCTACTTCACTGTACAGTTAATGCAATTAGTGTAATTAGAAGGGTCCCAAGGGTGCGGGTGTGGGGGAtggagggggggtggagggtcAGTGGCGTAGGAGGGGGAGAAAGGACGGGACGGGCCTTTCCTCAGGAAAACATATCACCTTCCACCACAATAGAGCCCGTCAGGAAACCACAGGCAGCCACATTGCTCTCTTGAGTCACCGAGTACTTTCGGACACACTCTCACAttcatcagtcacacacacacatgcacacactccaCAGCCTGGCAGCCCGCACAGCCAGCACACTCCAGGATGACATTGTACTGAAACACTGCAAGGAAATCTCATCAGGTAGGTGGCATTATCTGCATTCAGAGACTATTTGGATGTGGATGCTTTACTTATCATTTGTGTCCACTGTGGAAATAGTCATTCATACTTGCTGCGGTTATCCTAATGTTTAATATCGGTGTTCAATTGACTGTGTTTCACTGCTGAAGTTATTGTATTTGTACATTGTTTTCCAGTACTCTATTTTAGGCATATATGCAGAATTTGGTGCTTATAGCCTTTTGCTGTGTTCCGTCAAATAATTGTGAAAATAGTTATTGTCACTGATAGAATTTGGAAAACCTGCTGTTTGAGTTGTTCAGTGATTGATCAgtaattaattgagaaaatcacAATAACACATAtgtgtgttatattttataactataaaatattatatttgatCCTAATGAGGGCTGAATAGTTTGAACTGTTGTATAGTGATGAAGACTCTATTAGACTGTGTCTGCTTTCTTCATATAACCTATTGTTCTCTTCAGAAACTGTTCTGCTTTAGAGAGGGGTCGTAAAGTCCTTTACAGCCATTTGCTGGTGTTTTCCTGTCCTCTACTCTTGAGAGAGTCTGATAAACAGTGAAAAGAGGTGTTCAATtgtttcagcaccacagacaaTGTTTGAAGAGAaagttcaaacagaaaaaaagtaacaCCTGCATGCTGCAAAATCTGCATGAAAGCTGGTTAAAAATGCAAGCACATTAAGAGATCTGTAAGAAATCTCATGTAGATGCCTCATACAATAtctgatcatttttaaatataatgcaGCACTGCTCATGTCCAGTTTTGGAAAGTTTGCTCATCTAATGCTACAAGCAAACTTGAATATTAACAAAGAAACCACAATCAAGCGGGAGGCACTGCTATCACCAAACGAGCAGAAATGGCAGTGGCATGACTTTATAAACTTCACATTAGagttcttttaaaaaagatctGCTTTTATGATTAATACTGTGTACCTGCGTATACTGATGATCCATACCATTTTCATATGTAACTCTCCACATAGTAACTAAATGATTCAAATGCCAATACTTCGTACCATGgtgtcagtcagtcattttAAATCCAATGTTCCACTAAAAAAATTGGCCCCTGAACAAGACAGTTAACCAGAGTTATCCAGAACTAAAGCGAAGCTGTTCAGTGGTAACAGCAGAAGACTGTGCTTATACAAGGAAGCTTCCAGGTGTGCGTATATAACTACACTGCTGAGAGACTTGCACAACCCTGTCATGGGCAAAAACAATGGATATGGATTGTACAAGTTCAATATTAGGAAGGTGGCCATTTATTCAGAGTTGAAACGAATCTTTGGATAATATACAGgtaaagtttttttaaattaagctTTTCTTATAAAATGCTTAAATTCTCCATTTTGTGATGACTAAGaccacaaatgtcaaatatgaatgTTACAGGATGAGTAcacaattttttcaagtttgtcttaaaacaatactcacatgcttgtacatcaaaacagtttttgttCGCTGTAATtgttcctgctgttcatactgactgtgAAGAGATCCCTTCCTAAAGTCATTCCAATGTAAGACAAAGTCCACAGTCCTCGTTACAGtatatgtaaaaatgccttctaagataaaactgaagctaatatgaggcttcagccgtcTGAGTTTGACAAAGAAATTGGCTATCATCCAAAGTTACAATCTTTTAGtatgaaattccctctttgtcagactgtttgctgagctgcagtgggggggcagtaacacaaagagggatttttgtAGCCTACTAAAACTCATATGAagtctcatattagcttcagctgaacttcagaatgcatttttacacagaattgTGGATGTCCCTGATCTCTTATATTGGAATTGCATTAGGATATGATCTCTTTCCTGGATGGTACTAATGAGAACAATGATTACAGTGaccaaaaattaattaaatgaaatgtacatGTGGGCATGTAAGTGTTGTTTTAGACtataaaaatgtgaacctatcctttaagttgTATGGCAGACTCAAATCAAGAGCAGAGCGCTACTTCCTGAcgtgtaaaacaaaatatgaaccAACTCCCTCCtgatactatatactgtatgtaagagAGTGTAAACTTAGTGTTACAGGTCAAACATTGAGTTGATACTGtaacaacataacattttaatataactTAATATCATTACAGTATACTGGAAACAACAGGGTGATATTGACAGGTGCCCCTGAGATTTATAAATCAACATTGCAACAAGCAAACATTATGGCAACTTTATTTAACCTGTGAACCTCTTGAGATACAGTAGAGATACTCTTTGAAAAGAAAGACCAAAATCAGCCAGATCTCTGCCATTATATCTGAAGGGACAAGACAAATaccctgtgtttttttgttctttttggctAAACAATTAGAAGTTAGTTTAGAATTTCgattaaatctttattttttctttattatatgactttttttaaatctcccAAATCTGTagcaggagaaagaaaaataaactctaAGTTGGAACAGTTAGAATCAGTGCAATTCAACCAAGGACCCAAGTACCAGATGATTTTGCCTCTATCTTACAGTAAATCATTATGTTATCATTCAAATTGTTGGATGATTGAATCAGAAAACTGTATAAAAGTGTTCCTTCACAGTTATATAAATCTCCTGCCACTCATATGTTGGTAATAATGTACAAGCTGCCAGTCAACCTTTCTAGCCCTAGTAGACATAATCATTTGCCTCTGAATGGTATAATATTTATGTAAGATTGTAGTTCAGCACGTGTAAACACCGCCATATTTTGAATACAAATTTCCTATTTGCTTCATGAAGTGCATTACATAACCAGCGTGTGAAAGGATGTTTTTGATTCCAGTTATATAAACTTCCCACATTGCTTCcaatttttgtcaaatttttaGTCACAcaatttcattttctgtgtaaaGAACATAGTCATGTCCTTTGTATAAGAATTTAAGAAGTATTTGGCAAAATATTCGAAGAGAGATTCTGGTTATTTATACTCTATGGTATCAGTGTTGCTGTACCAGGTTCCTATGGGAGGTGTTTTACCCCAAATTTAGATGAGTAAATATTAAAGAGAGCCATTCCTTCTGAAGTTATGTTGATCATCagatactcatatatttgacacttttttgactaaatcttacacattgttgttgttttgcagtttGTTAAAATCTCAAGTGCAACAATGCCCATTCTGAAGAAGCTCCCAGGAAGGTCCAAGAGCTGTCACGAGTTCCCCAGAGTGAACGGTGAACTGATCCTGCCCAGGCTGGACTTGGACCTGAAGGACTTGAATGATCTCAATGatc includes the following:
- the ppp1r14aa gene encoding protein phosphatase 1, regulatory (inhibitor) subunit 14Aa, which translates into the protein MAAGRTATTLKVNDEVPSLDLDQVGNIPKRHARVTVKYNRKELQRRLDVEKWIDENLDRLYAGQERDIPEEVNIDDLIDQPNDEERVKQLKELLRKCRNNTETFIRELVGKLEGVHKQDELQSEGIEHPIICHSHHRHEPYHFHNPQHQSHHQRGQNQTL